A window of Gadus chalcogrammus isolate NIFS_2021 chromosome 16, NIFS_Gcha_1.0, whole genome shotgun sequence contains these coding sequences:
- the get1 gene encoding guided entry of tail-anchored proteins factor 1: protein MASGCAWFLVLVSVFICNFMKILLPTVSSFLSRVVQKDAEQESEMRTEIQEMKKEHSSISMMDEFARYARLERKINKTTDKLKTHGGPHDLSDLEVLL, encoded by the exons aTGGCGTCTGGGTGTGCGTGGTTCCTGGTGCTGGTGTCGGTTTTCATTTGCAATTTCATGAAAATACTTCTCCCAACAGTGTCGTCCTTT CTGTCCAGAGTGGTCCAGAAAGATGCGGAGCAGGAGAGCGAGATGAGGACAGAGATCCAGGAGATGAAGAAGGAACACTCCTCTATTAGCATGATGGACGAGTTTGCTAGATATGCTAGATTGGAGCGTAAAATCAACAAAACGACGGACAAATTGAAGACGCATG GCGGCCCTCATGATCTCTCTGATTTGGAAGTACTACTCTGA
- the hmgn1a gene encoding non-histone chromosomal protein HMG-14A-like, translated as MGKRSKQAVSDAENEPRRRSARLTKPEPEPKEKPQKASAKKAKAVTKAKPEVAKEKEEKKKKKEVEVEEDVAEAEEASPENGEDKADAEEAPAEETEEAAEDAEAEDKEEEEAE; from the exons ATGGGAAAAAGGAGCAAA CAAGCTGTTAGCGATGCTGAAAACGAG cCAAGGAGACGATCTGCAAGATTGACT aagccagagccagagcctaAAGAAAAG ccacagaaggcatctGCCAAGAAGGCAAAAGCAGTAACTAAGGCCAAGCCAGAGGTggcgaaggagaaggaggagaagaagaagaagaaggaggttgaggtggaggaggatgtagCTGAAGCAGAAGAGGCTTCGCCCGAGAATGGGGAGGACAAAGCGGACGCAGAG GAGGCTCCAGCAGAGGAAACGGAAGAAGCAGCAGAAGATGCAGAGGCTGaggataaagaagaagaagaagcagaataA